DNA from Evansella sp. LMS18:
GACCTTAAACGGGTGAGCCGGGAAGACAATTTGACTACGCTTGTTAACCTTCATTTTATCGATATGGCCCAGGAGTATGCTGACCGTATTGTAGGGTTGCGTGATGGTGAAATTGTTTTTGACGGACCAATCGATAAAGTAACTGATAAAACATTTGAAGAAATCTATGGCCGTCCGATCAAAGAAGAGGATCTTCTCGGAGGAGATGAGAGCTAATGGAAAAGCAGGAAAACAATCAACCTACAGAGAAAAAGAAATATCCTCTTACCCCAAAAGGCGTGAAGTGGTATATCGGGTCTGTAATAGCTGTGGTGATTGGCCTGTATTTTCTCGCTGCCTATCAGACAGAAGCCTTTCCCGACAGGGTGATTGACGGGCTGCCAATCATTTTCCTATTTGCAGTCGATGACTTATGGCCGCCTAACTGGAGCTATTTGCCAAGGGTAGCAATGGCTTTACTGGAAACTTGGAATATGGCACTTTTCAGTACAACGCTTGCTGCAATAGTTGCATTGCCAGTCAGTTTTATAGCTTCAAGCAACATTAACAGAAATCCGCTTTTTTACCAGGGAGTGCGTAATTTTCTGAACCTGCTGAGAACAATCCCTGAGATTATCCTCGCTGTATTGTTTGTTGCGCTCGTAGGGATTGGTGCCGTGTCAGGTATTCTCGCTTTATTCGTCTTCTCAATAGGGATACTTGCGAAGCTGATAAGTGAAACGATTGAAGCGATCGACCCTGGACCTGTGGAAGCGGTAAGGGCTTCAGGGGGAAATGTCTTTCAGGTAATTACTTTTGGGATTATGCCACAGATTTTACCTCAGTTTGCATCTTATACTCTTTATGTTCTGGAGATAAATGTGAAAGCCTCTGTTGTGCTTGGTTTCGTTGGCGCCGGCGGTATTGGTATTATACTGCGCCAGCAGCTGAACACGTTCAACTATGCTAATGTGGCAACAATCATCCTCGTGACATTCGTAGCGATCTCAATCATTGACTTGATTAGTAATCGCGTAAGGGAGCGGTTAGAATAATGAGTGAAAAACCAAAAGTATCATTACGTATGGCAATGACAAAGAAACAAAAGACTTATTTTTATATCATCATGTTTATTCTTAGTGCGTTATATATAAATGCATTCTTTACCACTTCTTTCTCTGTTTCAGGATCCGCAGCCTCGCCACTGGAAACATTAAGGCGAATATTTATTGTGCCGATTACCAATATGGACTATATTGTCCAGTTTCCAGTATATATAGGCTATATGCTGGAGACTATTGCAATCGCATACGCTGGCGTGGCAGTGGCGACAATCCTGGCAATCCCTGTTGCGTTTCTCGCAGCACGTAACATATCGAACCGTTTTTCGTACATTGGAAAATCCATTCTAAACGCCATCCGTGCTATCCCGGAATTAATCTTTGCGATTATCTTCGTAGCAGCAGTTGGTATTGGACCGTATGCCGGTGTGCTTGCTATCAGTATCAACTCCATCGGGATGCTCGGGAAACTGTATGCCGAGGTAATTGAATCCATTGATAAGAGCAATATTGATGCTATAAAGGCGAGCGGCGGTAACAGAATTCAGGCAATGTGGTATGGTGTCCTGCCGCAGGTACTTCCGGAGTTCTCTTCTTACTCGATATACCGGTTCGAGATTGATGTACGTGCATCTACTGTTTTAGGTATTGTAGGAGCGGGTGGTATTGGTGCCCCGCTTATCCTGGCAACGTACCAGCGAAACTGGGAAGATGTAGGTATGATTTTAATCGTTGTCGTTGTATTCGTAAGTATCATTGATTTAATCAGTGGTAAAATCCGTAAGAAGTTAGTTTAATATGCAATGCTGATAACCAGATGGGGGATCTGACTGATTCTCCATCTGTATTTTTAACCAGGAGGATTATGGTGATGGATGATTATAAAGTAATTTACGAGGCAGCAAAGGAATGGGCATATGAAGCAGGGAGAAATCTAAAGGTAGCGGTAACCAGGGAGCTGGAAGTGGAGTATAAAACTTCAGCCGCTGATCTGGTAACAGAAAAGGATAAAGAAATTGAAGCGTTTTTTGCGGAGAAAATTAAAGAGTCTTTTCCTGGCCACTTCCTTTTAGGAGAAGAAGGTGCGGCTGGAGAACAAGGTAACTATGAGCCGGAAAAGGAAATCGTCTGGCTGGTTGATCCAATTGATGGAACAACAAACTTTGTACATACAAAGCGGAACTTTTGTGTCTCGGTTGGTATATTTGCACAAGGGCAGCCTGTAGCCGGAGTCATTTATGATCCAATGGCTGATGAAATGTTCCATGCCCTTGCAGGAGAAGGGGTATATTTAAACGAAGAGAGAATAGATAAGAAAAGTAACGGCCCTTCATCTGAACAGGCTTTAATCAGTATGAATCATTTATGGCTGGCACCGAATGATTATCTGGAAGAACAGTCATTGCAGAAGATGGCCACTGAGATCAGGGGCTTCCGCTGTATCGGTTCCGCTGCATTAGAGATGGCCTATGTAGCTGTCGGCCGGTTCGATGCAGCAATTTTCGCCGGGCTCGGACCGTGGGATTTTGGAGCGGCATATGTCCTGCTCAAAGAACAGGGAATGGAGCTGTCGACCCTCAGCGGTGAAGAGATTTACGTGTTTAAACATTCTTCTGTGTTAACAGCTCATAAGAATCTTCATGAAAAAGTTCGCGCTGAATACATCCGTCCATTAATTTCTAATTGACGTCCTGCAGTGTCCAGGATCGGATGTTGCGAAAGGGAAAGCTGAATCATTTCTCCAGATTATCAGACCCTCGCCTCACAAAGGCAGGGTCTTTTTTTAATGCGGTGTTACTTGTAGCAGGTCATCAGAATTTTTGACAAAAAATTCATTTTTAACGTGATATATTGGAAAAAACAACCTTCAAGGGTGATGTTATTTGAACAATTTTTGGATACTCGCGCTGTGTTCAGGTTTATTGCTTTCATCTGGCTGTTCTGCTGATCAGTTTACTTCTTCGGAAAATAACACAAATAATCTAAGTCTAAATGGCGACAAAGAGAAAGAAAATGTTCCGGAAAAAGCAGATGGAATTAACGGAGAAGCCACAAACGAAGTAAATGAAGATGAACTAGCTGATCGAAGTGAACCAGAACAAAATGAAGTTAAACAGAGTGGAGAGTATGAACCAGTAATTATAGAAGAGTATTCCCACAATAATATTGAATTTGAATTGGAGAGTGAAGCTTTACCAGGAGATGCAGCAGAGGCGATGTTTCCTGAGGAGTATACCGAACTGGAGGGAGTAATTACATTCAGAGGAGGGCCTAAGCGTGACAGACCGTCATTCGGCAGCATTAGTTCTTCAGCAGAAATGTCCTTCGAAGAACAGTGGAGTTTTACTACTGGGAGCAATGAAGACTGGGGAGGGGGAGCAGGATGGACGGGACAGCCGGCCATCGTTAAGTGGGATGACGAGATAAAGCAGCTAATGAATATAAAAGAAGAATATAAAGAAAAGGAAGGCTTTACAGAAGTAATTCAAGGTTCTCTTGATGGAAGGATATATTTCTTTGATCTTGATTCAGGGGGGCAGTCAAGGGACCCGATAAATGTCCAGAATCCAATCAAAGGGAGTGTGTCCATCGACAGCAGAGGCTTCCCGTTATTATATCAGGGGGATGGTGTTCCCCGTCCGGATGATAAAAAGGGTAAGGATAACTTTGGATTTAATATCTATAGCCTGTTAGATGGTGAACTTCTTCATCATGTTGATGGCCGGGACGATTACGCCCATCGGGAGTGGGGGGCGTTCGATGGTTCGGCTCTGATAAACAGGGAAAATGATGCACTCGTAACCGGCGGTGAAAACGGGATTTTTTACAATATAAAATTAAATACTGTTTTCAATAAAGAGGAAGGCAGCATTTCCGTATTCCCTGAGGAGCAGAAAATGAGGTATGAGATTGAGGGAAACGAATACCAGGGAATTGAAAACTCTGTAGCGGTTTTTAAAAATATTGCTTTTTTCGCTGATAATGGCGGTTCTATTCTCGCAATTAACCTCGCTGACAATACCCCTGTGTGGGCAATGCCGCCACTGGA
Protein-coding regions in this window:
- the phnE gene encoding phosphonate ABC transporter, permease protein PhnE, coding for MSEKPKVSLRMAMTKKQKTYFYIIMFILSALYINAFFTTSFSVSGSAASPLETLRRIFIVPITNMDYIVQFPVYIGYMLETIAIAYAGVAVATILAIPVAFLAARNISNRFSYIGKSILNAIRAIPELIFAIIFVAAVGIGPYAGVLAISINSIGMLGKLYAEVIESIDKSNIDAIKASGGNRIQAMWYGVLPQVLPEFSSYSIYRFEIDVRASTVLGIVGAGGIGAPLILATYQRNWEDVGMILIVVVVFVSIIDLISGKIRKKLV
- the phnE gene encoding phosphonate ABC transporter, permease protein PhnE — its product is MEKQENNQPTEKKKYPLTPKGVKWYIGSVIAVVIGLYFLAAYQTEAFPDRVIDGLPIIFLFAVDDLWPPNWSYLPRVAMALLETWNMALFSTTLAAIVALPVSFIASSNINRNPLFYQGVRNFLNLLRTIPEIILAVLFVALVGIGAVSGILALFVFSIGILAKLISETIEAIDPGPVEAVRASGGNVFQVITFGIMPQILPQFASYTLYVLEINVKASVVLGFVGAGGIGIILRQQLNTFNYANVATIILVTFVAISIIDLISNRVRERLE
- a CDS encoding inositol monophosphatase, whose product is MDDYKVIYEAAKEWAYEAGRNLKVAVTRELEVEYKTSAADLVTEKDKEIEAFFAEKIKESFPGHFLLGEEGAAGEQGNYEPEKEIVWLVDPIDGTTNFVHTKRNFCVSVGIFAQGQPVAGVIYDPMADEMFHALAGEGVYLNEERIDKKSNGPSSEQALISMNHLWLAPNDYLEEQSLQKMATEIRGFRCIGSAALEMAYVAVGRFDAAIFAGLGPWDFGAAYVLLKEQGMELSTLSGEEIYVFKHSSVLTAHKNLHEKVRAEYIRPLISN